From the Pseudomonas putida genome, one window contains:
- the ribA gene encoding GTP cyclohydrolase II, whose translation MPVVFVAASKLPTPFAIFTMHGFLDEATGREHVVLSLGDIADGEPVLGRLHSECLTGDALFSQRCDCGSQLEAALQAIAREGRGVLLYLRQEGRGIGLLNKIRAYELQDGGADTVEANERLGFAADQRDYAMCLPMLEHLGVKALRLMTNNPRKVKALTDMNIKVAERVPLHTGHNPHNRYYLATKAGKLGHMLGNEHQGEVPQA comes from the coding sequence GTGCCCGTCGTCTTTGTTGCCGCCTCGAAACTCCCGACTCCCTTTGCGATCTTCACCATGCATGGCTTCCTCGACGAAGCCACTGGCCGTGAGCACGTGGTGCTCAGCCTGGGTGATATCGCCGACGGCGAGCCGGTGCTGGGGCGTCTGCACTCCGAGTGCCTGACCGGCGATGCCCTGTTCAGCCAGCGCTGCGACTGTGGTTCGCAGCTGGAAGCCGCGCTCCAGGCCATCGCTCGCGAAGGCCGTGGCGTGTTGCTGTACCTGCGTCAGGAAGGCCGCGGCATCGGCCTTTTGAACAAGATCCGCGCCTATGAGCTGCAGGATGGTGGTGCCGACACTGTCGAGGCCAACGAGCGCCTGGGCTTTGCCGCCGACCAGCGCGACTACGCCATGTGCCTGCCGATGCTTGAGCACCTGGGTGTGAAAGCGCTGCGCCTGATGACCAACAACCCGCGCAAGGTCAAGGCGCTGACCGACATGAACATCAAGGTCGCCGAGCGCGTGCCGCTGCACACCGGGCACAACCCGCACAACCGTTACTACTTGGCGACCAAGGCCGGCAAGCTCGGTCACATGCTGGGTAACGAACACCAGGGCGAGGTGCCCCAGGCGTGA
- the ribBA gene encoding bifunctional 3,4-dihydroxy-2-butanone-4-phosphate synthase/GTP cyclohydrolase II yields MALNSIEELVEDIRQGKMVILMDDEDRENEGDIIMAAECCLPEHINFMAKHARGLICMPMTRERCETLKLPLMAPRNGSGFGTKFTVSIEAAEGVTTGISAADRARTVQAAAAKDAKAEDIVSPGHIFPLMAQPGGTLARAGHTEAACDLARMAGFEPSGVICEVMNDDGTMSRRAELEVFAAEHGLKIGTIADLIHYRMIHERTVQRVSEQPIESELGEFNLVTYRDAVEGDVHMALTLGNICAEEPTLVRVHNMDPLRDLLLVKQPGRWSLRAAMAAVAEAGSGVVLLLGHPLDGDVLLAHIRESAGDAPTKAPTTYSTVGAGSQILRDLGVRKMRLMSSPMKFNAISGFDLEVVEYVPSE; encoded by the coding sequence GTGGCGCTCAACAGCATCGAAGAACTGGTCGAAGACATCCGCCAGGGCAAAATGGTCATCCTCATGGATGACGAAGACCGCGAGAACGAAGGCGACATCATCATGGCGGCCGAGTGCTGCCTGCCTGAGCACATCAACTTCATGGCCAAGCACGCCCGCGGCCTGATCTGCATGCCGATGACCCGCGAGCGCTGCGAAACCCTGAAGCTGCCGCTGATGGCGCCGCGCAACGGTTCGGGCTTCGGCACCAAGTTCACCGTGTCGATCGAAGCCGCCGAGGGCGTCACCACCGGCATCTCCGCCGCTGACCGTGCGCGCACCGTGCAGGCTGCCGCTGCCAAGGACGCCAAGGCCGAAGACATCGTCAGCCCAGGCCACATCTTCCCGCTGATGGCCCAGCCGGGCGGCACCCTGGCCCGCGCCGGCCACACCGAAGCGGCCTGCGACCTGGCGCGCATGGCGGGTTTTGAGCCGAGCGGCGTGATCTGTGAAGTGATGAACGACGACGGCACCATGTCGCGCCGCGCCGAACTGGAAGTGTTCGCCGCCGAGCACGGCCTGAAGATCGGCACCATCGCCGACCTGATCCACTACCGCATGATCCACGAGCGCACCGTGCAGCGTGTTTCCGAGCAGCCGATCGAGAGCGAGCTGGGCGAGTTCAACCTGGTTACCTACCGTGATGCGGTGGAAGGCGACGTGCACATGGCCCTGACCCTGGGCAACATCTGCGCCGAAGAGCCGACCCTGGTGCGCGTGCACAACATGGACCCGCTGCGCGACCTGCTGCTGGTCAAGCAGCCGGGCCGCTGGAGCCTGCGCGCGGCCATGGCCGCCGTGGCCGAGGCTGGAAGCGGCGTGGTACTGCTGCTGGGCCACCCGCTGGACGGCGACGTACTGCTGGCGCACATCCGCGAAAGCGCGGGCGATGCACCGACCAAGGCGCCGACCACCTACAGCACCGTCGGTGCCGGTTCGCAGATCCTGCGTGACCTCGGCGTACGCAAGATGCGCCTGATGAGTTCGCCGATGAAGTTCAATGCGATATCCGGATTCGATCTGGAAGTTGTAGAATACGTGCCCTCCGAGTGA
- the thiL gene encoding thiamine-phosphate kinase: MGEFELINHYFAAAPCAQGGEGVALGIGDDCALLDLPPGEQLAVSTDTLVAGVHFPAVCDPLLLGQRSLAVAASDLAAMGATAIGFTLALTLPDVGPDWLAAYADGLSRMAHRCRMSLIGGDTTRGPLSITVTVFGRVPAGQALRRSGARPGDLLCVGGSLGKAAGALPLVLGEREAPAELAEPLLNHYWSPMPQLNLGQLLRGRATAALDISDGLLADCGHIAKASGVALEVNLAQVPVSPALEAFLGHDEARLAALTGGDDYVLAFTLPPAALAALTDLGFAEVHVIGRVLEGQGVTLRDSQGQDITPVQRGYQHFRETP, encoded by the coding sequence ATGGGTGAGTTCGAGCTGATCAACCATTACTTCGCCGCCGCGCCTTGTGCGCAGGGTGGCGAGGGCGTGGCCCTGGGTATCGGCGACGACTGTGCCCTGCTGGACCTTCCACCCGGTGAACAACTGGCGGTGTCGACCGACACCCTGGTCGCCGGGGTGCATTTCCCCGCTGTCTGCGATCCGCTGCTGCTTGGCCAGCGCTCGTTGGCCGTGGCGGCCAGTGACCTGGCGGCCATGGGCGCAACGGCGATCGGCTTCACCCTTGCCCTGACCCTGCCTGATGTCGGCCCCGACTGGCTGGCGGCCTATGCCGACGGCCTCAGCCGAATGGCCCACCGCTGCCGCATGAGCCTGATCGGTGGGGATACCACCCGTGGCCCGCTGAGCATCACCGTTACCGTGTTCGGCCGTGTGCCGGCCGGCCAGGCGTTGCGCCGCAGCGGTGCACGGCCGGGCGACCTGCTGTGCGTTGGCGGTTCGCTGGGCAAGGCGGCAGGGGCGTTGCCACTGGTGCTGGGGGAGCGCGAGGCGCCGGCGGAACTCGCCGAACCGCTGCTCAACCACTACTGGTCGCCGATGCCTCAGCTCAACCTGGGCCAGCTGCTGCGCGGCCGGGCCACGGCGGCGTTGGACATTTCCGATGGCCTGCTCGCCGACTGTGGGCATATTGCCAAGGCGTCCGGGGTTGCACTCGAGGTGAACCTGGCGCAGGTGCCAGTGTCTCCTGCATTGGAAGCCTTCCTTGGCCATGATGAGGCACGGCTGGCAGCGCTGACCGGTGGCGACGACTACGTACTGGCCTTCACCCTGCCGCCTGCAGCGCTCGCCGCGCTGACCGACCTCGGTTTTGCCGAGGTGCACGTTATCGGCCGGGTGCTCGAAGGCCAGGGCGTGACCCTTCGCGATTCGCAGGGCCAGGACATCACCCCGGTTCAACGGGGCTATCAACACTTTAGGGAGACACCGTGA
- a CDS encoding MFS transporter, which yields MTRGEVKRRLALAWWQYLAVGLVPLPVMAWAFGGGDALIPVLAMPLFIAGAATMFLSLPRFGAYKRALIATSKVLGTAEEPAAWITLARVRRMAMLFACFPAWVAALSVLLGLEAVPQFLLALSTVVLLYLYHIPRQLG from the coding sequence GTGACCCGCGGTGAGGTCAAGCGGCGCCTGGCGCTGGCCTGGTGGCAGTACCTGGCGGTCGGCCTGGTGCCGCTGCCGGTCATGGCCTGGGCCTTTGGCGGTGGCGATGCGCTGATCCCGGTGCTGGCGATGCCACTGTTCATCGCCGGTGCCGCGACCATGTTCCTCAGCCTGCCGCGCTTCGGCGCCTACAAGCGGGCACTGATCGCCACCTCTAAGGTGCTGGGCACGGCTGAAGAGCCCGCCGCCTGGATCACCTTGGCGCGGGTGCGGCGCATGGCCATGCTGTTCGCCTGCTTCCCGGCCTGGGTCGCCGCGCTGTCGGTGCTGCTCGGGCTGGAGGCGGTGCCGCAGTTCCTCCTCGCACTGTCCACCGTGGTGCTGCTTTACCTCTACCACATTCCGCGTCAGCTGGGCTGA
- a CDS encoding TonB-dependent receptor domain-containing protein produces MKKSACAALLCAPTFLLAAERDDALKLPDMLISANRQVESRTATSAANTVFTRADIDRLQPSSVTDLLTRVPGVQVAPTGGRGSLPGIFIRGTKAAQSLVLVDGVRIANATSGDSGLQFLDVDQIERVEVLRGSRSAVYGSDAIGGVIQIFTRRSSGPGLQPRLRLAAGSNQTFQRSLGLAGGDDATRFNLGASLDETAGIDSTGPSFASDGDHDAYRNQSLNLSLSHTFDERFEAGLNLLDSRGRSEYDNPFGRFDPVTFQSFGQKPYTDFSVSSLGSYLDAQLNDVWHSRLELAHSENRDDKRDKLSDERFVFNTYRDQVTWQNDLKLAERHNLLLGGDWYEDRVHGSTDFTEDSRWNRAAFIQHRYSGENFSTELGVRHDENQQFGGQTTWSGSLTVPLNARNDLLLSYSEGFRAPTFNDLYYPQFSNPDLKPERSKSYEVQWRSQLTHDSRLETSLYRTDLRDAIIFGQDSIPQNVASARINGLEMALVQQWGEWRSQLGLALIDPRDRDSGHTLARRARRTLSLDLDRQFERFNVGASWQAVSASYDDEANRNRLGGYGLLGLRAGWLATEELKLEVKLDNLLDKDYSRALYSFDGASYGYREEGRTALFSVTWTPAL; encoded by the coding sequence ATGAAAAAGTCTGCCTGTGCCGCGCTACTCTGCGCCCCCACCTTCCTGCTGGCCGCCGAGCGCGACGACGCCCTCAAGCTCCCCGACATGCTTATCAGCGCCAACCGCCAGGTCGAATCGCGTACCGCCACCAGCGCCGCCAACACCGTCTTCACCCGCGCCGACATCGACCGCCTGCAACCCAGCAGCGTCACCGACCTGCTCACCCGCGTGCCCGGCGTGCAGGTCGCGCCTACCGGAGGCCGTGGCAGCCTGCCGGGCATCTTCATCCGTGGCACCAAGGCCGCCCAGAGCCTGGTGCTGGTCGATGGCGTGCGCATCGCCAATGCCACCTCCGGCGACAGTGGCTTGCAGTTTCTCGATGTCGACCAGATCGAACGCGTCGAAGTGCTGCGCGGCTCGCGCTCGGCGGTGTATGGCAGCGATGCCATTGGCGGGGTAATCCAGATCTTCACCCGCCGCAGCAGCGGCCCCGGCCTGCAACCACGCCTGCGCCTGGCAGCGGGCAGCAACCAGACGTTCCAGCGCAGCCTGGGGCTGGCCGGCGGTGACGATGCCACCCGTTTCAACCTTGGCGCCAGCCTCGATGAAACCGCTGGCATCGACTCGACCGGCCCATCATTTGCCAGCGACGGCGACCACGACGCCTACCGCAACCAGTCGCTCAACCTGAGCCTGAGCCATACCTTCGACGAGCGCTTCGAAGCTGGCCTGAACCTGCTCGACAGCCGTGGCCGCAGCGAATACGACAACCCGTTCGGCCGCTTCGACCCGGTCACCTTCCAGAGTTTCGGGCAAAAGCCCTACACCGATTTCAGCGTCAGCAGCCTGGGCAGCTATCTTGACGCTCAGCTCAACGATGTCTGGCATTCGCGCCTGGAGCTTGCCCACAGCGAAAACCGTGACGACAAGCGTGACAAGCTCAGCGACGAGCGTTTCGTGTTCAACACCTACCGCGACCAGGTCACCTGGCAGAACGACCTGAAGCTGGCCGAGCGGCACAATCTGCTGCTGGGCGGTGACTGGTACGAAGACCGCGTGCACGGCAGCACCGACTTTACCGAAGACAGCCGCTGGAACCGTGCGGCCTTCATCCAGCACCGCTACAGCGGTGAAAACTTCTCCACCGAGCTGGGTGTACGGCACGACGAGAACCAGCAGTTCGGCGGCCAGACCACCTGGAGCGGCAGCCTCACCGTGCCGCTGAATGCCCGCAATGACCTGCTGCTGTCCTACAGCGAAGGCTTCCGCGCCCCAACGTTCAACGACCTGTACTACCCGCAGTTCAGCAACCCGGACCTCAAGCCCGAGCGTTCGAAGAGCTATGAAGTGCAGTGGCGCAGCCAGCTGACCCACGACAGCCGCCTGGAGACCTCGCTGTACCGCACCGACCTGCGCGATGCGATCATCTTCGGCCAGGACTCGATTCCGCAAAACGTCGCTTCGGCGCGTATCAACGGCCTGGAAATGGCACTGGTCCAGCAATGGGGCGAATGGCGCAGCCAGCTTGGCCTGGCGCTGATCGACCCACGCGACCGCGACAGTGGCCATACCCTCGCCCGCCGTGCCCGCCGCACCCTGAGCCTGGACTTGGATCGCCAATTCGAACGTTTCAATGTGGGCGCCAGCTGGCAGGCCGTGAGCGCCAGCTACGATGACGAAGCCAACCGCAATCGACTCGGCGGCTATGGCTTGCTGGGCCTGCGCGCAGGCTGGCTGGCAACCGAGGAACTGAAACTGGAAGTGAAGCTGGATAACCTGCTGGACAAGGACTACAGCCGGGCGCTGTACAGCTTTGACGGGGCCAGCTACGGCTACCGCGAAGAAGGCCGCACTGCGCTGTTCAGCGTCACCTGGACGCCGGCACTCTAG
- the dxs gene encoding 1-deoxy-D-xylulose-5-phosphate synthase, whose translation MPTTFQEIPRERPVTPLLDRADTPAGLRRLAEADLETLADELRQELLYTVGQTGGHFGAGLGVIELTIALHYVFDTPDDRLVWDVGHQAYPHKILTGRRKRMLSLRQKDGIAAFPRRSESEYDTFGVGHSSTSISAALGMAIAARLQNSARKSIAVIGDGALTAGMAFEALNHAQEVNADMLVILNDNDMSISRNVGGLSNYLAKILSSRTYASMREGSKKVLSRLPGAWEIARRTEEYAKGMLVPGTLFEELGWNYIGPIDGHDLPTMIATLRNMRDLKGPQFLHVVTKKGKGFAPAEVDPIGYHAITKLEPADKPAAPKKVSGPKYSAVFGQWLCDMAAADNRLVGITPAMKEGSDLVDFSERYPERYFDVAIAEQHAVTLAAGMACEGSKPVVAIYSTFLQRGYDQLIHDVAVQNLDVLFAIDRAGLVGEDGPTHAGAYDLSYLRCIPGMLVMTPSDENELRKMLSTGHLYNGPAAVRYPRGTGPNAPISGDLEPLEIGKGVVRRQGENVALLVFGVQLAEALQVAEQINATVVDMRFVKPLDGALVLELAASHKLLVTIEENSIMGGAGAAVGEFLAHEGVVKPLLHLGLPDIYVEHAKPAQMLAECGLDAAGIEASVKARMAKLGL comes from the coding sequence ATGCCCACGACGTTTCAAGAGATCCCCCGCGAACGCCCGGTCACGCCGTTGCTCGACCGCGCTGACACGCCTGCCGGCCTGCGCCGGCTGGCCGAAGCCGACCTGGAGACCCTGGCCGACGAATTGCGCCAGGAGTTGCTCTACACCGTTGGTCAGACCGGTGGGCATTTCGGCGCCGGCCTGGGCGTCATCGAGCTGACGATCGCCCTGCACTACGTCTTCGACACCCCGGATGACCGGCTGGTGTGGGACGTCGGCCACCAGGCCTACCCGCACAAGATCCTCACCGGGCGCCGCAAGCGCATGCTCAGCCTGCGCCAGAAGGACGGCATCGCCGCCTTCCCGCGCCGCAGCGAGAGCGAGTACGACACCTTCGGCGTCGGCCACTCCAGCACCTCGATCAGCGCCGCGCTGGGCATGGCCATCGCCGCCCGCCTGCAGAACAGCGCACGCAAGTCGATCGCCGTGATCGGCGACGGCGCCCTCACTGCCGGCATGGCCTTCGAAGCGTTGAACCACGCCCAGGAAGTCAACGCCGACATGCTGGTGATCCTCAACGACAACGACATGTCGATTTCGCGCAATGTCGGCGGTTTGTCCAACTACCTGGCCAAGATCCTCTCCAGCCGCACCTACGCGAGCATGCGCGAGGGCAGCAAGAAGGTGCTGTCGCGACTGCCCGGTGCCTGGGAAATCGCCCGTCGCACCGAGGAATACGCCAAGGGCATGCTGGTGCCGGGCACGTTGTTCGAAGAGCTGGGCTGGAACTACATCGGCCCCATCGACGGCCACGACCTGCCGACCATGATCGCCACCCTGCGCAACATGCGTGATCTGAAGGGCCCGCAGTTCCTGCACGTGGTGACCAAGAAGGGCAAGGGCTTCGCCCCGGCCGAGGTCGATCCGATCGGCTACCACGCCATCACCAAGCTCGAACCCGCCGACAAGCCAGCTGCGCCGAAGAAGGTCAGCGGGCCGAAGTACTCTGCGGTGTTCGGCCAGTGGCTGTGCGACATGGCCGCCGCCGACAACCGCCTGGTGGGCATCACCCCGGCGATGAAGGAAGGCTCCGACCTGGTCGATTTCAGCGAGCGCTACCCCGAGCGCTACTTCGACGTCGCAATCGCCGAGCAGCACGCGGTGACCCTGGCCGCAGGCATGGCCTGCGAAGGCAGCAAGCCGGTGGTGGCGATCTACTCCACCTTCCTGCAGCGCGGCTACGACCAGCTGATCCACGACGTGGCGGTACAGAACCTCGATGTGCTGTTCGCCATCGACCGCGCCGGCCTGGTCGGTGAAGACGGCCCGACCCACGCCGGCGCCTATGACCTGTCGTACCTGCGCTGCATCCCCGGCATGCTGGTGATGACCCCGAGCGACGAGAACGAACTGCGCAAGATGCTCAGCACCGGCCACCTGTACAACGGCCCGGCAGCTGTGCGCTACCCGCGTGGTACCGGCCCGAACGCACCGATCAGTGGCGACCTCGAGCCGCTGGAGATCGGCAAGGGCGTGGTGCGCCGCCAGGGTGAGAACGTTGCCCTGCTGGTGTTCGGTGTGCAGTTGGCCGAGGCCCTGCAGGTTGCCGAACAGATCAACGCCACCGTGGTCGACATGCGGTTCGTCAAACCGCTGGACGGGGCCCTGGTACTGGAACTGGCTGCCAGTCACAAGCTGCTGGTGACCATCGAAGAGAACAGCATCATGGGTGGCGCCGGCGCGGCCGTGGGCGAGTTCCTGGCCCATGAGGGCGTGGTCAAGCCGCTGCTGCACCTGGGGCTGCCGGACATCTATGTCGAGCATGCCAAGCCTGCGCAGATGCTGGCCGAGTGCGGGCTGGATGCCGCTGGCATCGAGGCTTCCGTCAAAGCTCGTATGGCCAAGCTCGGCCTGTAA
- a CDS encoding phosphatidylglycerophosphatase A family protein, whose product MTDHPNQVPAEFVPPSVWRNPWHFIAFGFGSGTLPKAPGTWGSMVAIPFIPLWQMLPDWGYWLLLGVMMLFGFWLCGKVANDLRVHDHEGIVWDEMVGMWITLWLVPEGWQWILAGFLMFRFFDILKPWPIRWIDRHVHGGVGIMLDDILAGVFAWLGMQILVWAVG is encoded by the coding sequence GTGACCGACCACCCCAACCAGGTGCCTGCGGAGTTCGTTCCGCCATCGGTCTGGCGCAACCCGTGGCACTTCATCGCCTTTGGCTTCGGCTCCGGCACCCTGCCCAAGGCCCCTGGCACCTGGGGGTCGATGGTAGCGATCCCGTTCATCCCGCTGTGGCAGATGCTGCCCGACTGGGGCTACTGGCTGCTGCTGGGCGTGATGATGCTGTTCGGCTTCTGGCTGTGCGGCAAAGTTGCGAATGACTTGCGTGTGCACGACCATGAAGGCATTGTCTGGGACGAGATGGTCGGCATGTGGATCACCCTCTGGCTGGTGCCGGAAGGGTGGCAGTGGATCCTCGCCGGGTTCCTGATGTTCCGCTTCTTCGACATTCTCAAGCCATGGCCGATCCGCTGGATCGACCGCCATGTGCACGGGGGTGTCGGCATCATGCTCGACGATATCCTGGCCGGTGTTTTCGCCTGGCTGGGCATGCAGATACTGGTGTGGGCGGTAGGCTGA
- a CDS encoding substrate-binding periplasmic protein has protein sequence MAIRTVLLAMMLSLAPWAMAADALPKQIHLVSEEWIDYTNADGSGVAWDVLRKVFEPAGVKVVTQSAPYSRAVGLVKRGEADAWVGSYKEENDDNLYPRWHFDMDHIYALGLASKPVPTLATVGQYRLAWVRGYDYGSYLPNVHNFREIQRREGILPMLEHERVDFYIDAQTEVDYVLGQASQPERFRSSHVAELPLYLAFSRNEHAKALCDLFDKRMAELVHNGELKPIFEHWKQPYPFTPDSKPQ, from the coding sequence ATGGCCATAAGGACTGTGCTGCTGGCAATGATGCTGAGCCTTGCCCCTTGGGCGATGGCGGCCGATGCGCTACCAAAGCAGATTCACTTGGTCAGCGAAGAGTGGATCGACTACACCAATGCCGATGGCAGCGGCGTGGCCTGGGATGTACTGCGCAAAGTGTTCGAGCCTGCCGGTGTCAAGGTTGTGACCCAGAGTGCGCCTTACAGCCGCGCGGTTGGCCTGGTCAAGCGTGGCGAGGCCGATGCCTGGGTCGGGTCGTACAAGGAAGAAAACGACGACAACCTGTATCCGCGCTGGCATTTCGACATGGACCACATCTATGCCCTGGGCCTGGCCAGCAAGCCGGTGCCGACCTTGGCCACCGTCGGCCAGTACCGCCTGGCCTGGGTGCGCGGCTATGACTACGGCAGTTACCTGCCCAACGTGCACAACTTCCGGGAAATCCAGCGTCGTGAAGGCATCCTGCCGATGCTCGAGCATGAGCGGGTGGATTTCTACATCGATGCGCAGACCGAAGTCGACTATGTGCTCGGGCAGGCTTCGCAGCCGGAGCGTTTTCGCAGTAGCCATGTGGCCGAGCTGCCGCTGTACCTGGCGTTCTCCAGGAACGAGCACGCCAAAGCCCTGTGCGACCTGTTCGACAAACGCATGGCCGAGCTGGTGCACAACGGCGAGCTGAAGCCGATCTTCGAGCACTGGAAGCAGCCCTATCCCTTCACCCCGGACAGCAAACCGCAGTAG
- a CDS encoding cobalamin-binding protein → MRVLLCLLALLALGARAGEPLRVVSLAPSMSEIMLELHADDLLVGVLDGGERPRALQRLPSVGRQGQLDMETLLSLKPDLLLLWPGSVAPAQRDQLKRLGIATYSAEPHDLNQLLEQIEAIAVRVGRGEQGRPYVQALRERLQQLRQQYRREQPLRVFYQVWDRPLYTLGGRQVVSDALAVCGARNVFAELSQPAPQVNVESVLMRDPQVILAGDEAQLASWKAWPRLSAVAGEGLLVVPDKGLERPSGQMIEATARLCALLAARVPASR, encoded by the coding sequence ATGCGCGTCCTGCTTTGCCTGCTGGCATTGCTGGCCCTTGGCGCAAGGGCCGGCGAGCCTCTGCGCGTGGTCAGCCTCGCGCCGTCGATGAGCGAAATCATGCTCGAACTGCACGCCGATGACCTGCTGGTGGGCGTGCTCGACGGCGGCGAGCGACCGCGGGCGCTGCAACGGCTGCCTTCGGTGGGGCGCCAGGGCCAGCTGGACATGGAAACCCTGCTCAGCCTAAAGCCCGACCTGCTGCTGCTCTGGCCCGGCAGCGTGGCGCCGGCCCAGCGCGACCAGCTCAAGCGCCTGGGCATTGCCACCTACAGCGCCGAACCCCACGACCTGAATCAGCTGCTCGAGCAGATCGAGGCCATTGCCGTGCGCGTCGGGCGGGGCGAACAAGGCAGGCCCTACGTGCAGGCGTTGCGCGAGCGCCTGCAGCAGCTGCGCCAGCAGTACCGGCGCGAGCAGCCGCTGCGGGTGTTCTACCAGGTGTGGGACCGGCCGCTGTACACCCTGGGCGGGCGGCAGGTGGTCAGCGATGCCCTGGCGGTGTGCGGGGCGCGTAATGTCTTTGCCGAGTTGAGTCAGCCGGCACCGCAGGTAAATGTCGAGTCGGTGCTGATGCGTGACCCACAGGTGATCCTGGCGGGTGATGAGGCGCAGCTGGCGAGCTGGAAGGCTTGGCCACGGTTGAGCGCGGTGGCCGGCGAGGGCTTGCTGGTAGTGCCGGACAAGGGCCTGGAGCGGCCCAGCGGGCAGATGATCGAAGCCACCGCCCGCTTGTGCGCGCTGCTGGCGGCTAGAGTGCCGGCGTCCAGGTGA
- the ribH gene encoding 6,7-dimethyl-8-ribityllumazine synthase codes for MTLKTIEGTFIAPKGRYALVVGRFNSFVVESLVSGAVDTLVRHGVSESDITIIRAPGAFEIPLVAQKVAQQGVYDAIIALGAVIRGGTPHFEYVAGECTKGLAQVSMEFGVPVAFGVLTVDSIEQAIERSGTKAGNKGGEAALSALEMVSLLAQLEAK; via the coding sequence ATGACCCTGAAGACCATCGAAGGTACCTTCATCGCCCCCAAAGGTCGCTATGCTTTGGTGGTTGGCCGCTTCAACAGCTTCGTCGTCGAAAGCCTGGTAAGCGGCGCCGTTGATACCCTGGTACGCCACGGTGTCAGCGAAAGCGACATCACCATCATCCGTGCCCCGGGCGCGTTCGAAATCCCGCTGGTGGCACAGAAAGTCGCCCAGCAAGGCGTCTACGACGCGATCATCGCCCTGGGCGCAGTGATCCGTGGCGGTACCCCGCACTTCGAATACGTGGCGGGCGAATGCACCAAGGGCCTGGCCCAGGTGTCCATGGAGTTCGGCGTACCGGTGGCCTTCGGCGTTCTGACCGTCGACTCCATCGAGCAAGCCATCGAGCGCTCCGGCACCAAGGCTGGCAACAAAGGCGGTGAAGCTGCCCTGTCCGCTCTGGAAATGGTCAGCCTGCTGGCGCAGTTGGAGGCCAAGTGA
- the nusB gene encoding transcription antitermination factor NusB encodes MISDESDRFNPRDPKPADAGKPSKSAKRREARKLATQALYQWHMAQHSLNEIEAQFRVDNDFTDVDGAYFREILHGVPAIKGEIDKALVPCMTIALEELDPVELAVLRLSTWELIKRVDVPYRVVINEGVELAKVFGATDGHKFVNGVLDKLAPALREAEVKANKR; translated from the coding sequence GTGATTAGCGACGAAAGCGATCGTTTCAACCCGCGCGATCCAAAACCTGCGGATGCCGGCAAGCCATCGAAGAGCGCCAAGCGCCGCGAAGCCCGCAAGCTCGCGACCCAGGCCCTGTACCAGTGGCACATGGCCCAGCATTCGCTGAACGAGATCGAAGCGCAGTTCCGGGTCGATAACGATTTCACCGATGTCGACGGTGCCTATTTCCGCGAGATCCTCCACGGGGTCCCGGCGATCAAGGGCGAAATCGACAAGGCGCTGGTGCCTTGCATGACCATCGCCCTGGAAGAGCTCGATCCGGTCGAGCTGGCCGTACTGCGCCTGTCCACCTGGGAACTGATCAAACGCGTCGACGTACCGTACCGCGTGGTGATCAACGAAGGCGTGGAACTGGCCAAGGTCTTCGGTGCCACCGACGGCCACAAGTTCGTCAACGGTGTGCTGGACAAGCTTGCCCCGGCCCTGCGTGAAGCAGAAGTCAAGGCGAACAAGCGCTGA